One Pocillopora verrucosa isolate sample1 chromosome 10, ASM3666991v2, whole genome shotgun sequence genomic window carries:
- the LOC131799133 gene encoding coiled-coil domain-containing protein 93-like, translating into MAAATRDSSRFAGVKTFSEKFSQPEVDAEGRVRKIETREDEEQNVKMAETVELLLAAGYFRARIKGLSPFDKVVGGMTWCISVCDFDIDVDLLFQENSTIGQKIALTEKIVAVLPRMKCPHRLEPHQIQGLDFIHIFPVIQWLVKKAIERKEEMGDYIREFSVSQFNKFHSTPQDLEFNTKKPKCINGMRSLKDTYKPRRRYRKPESMAQTDEETQVRTTLLEYGWQYGFSKEQRDKEKEQAEKKKAAGAAMPGKMQPVSSGEEDEYVVEQKRLKSLLKGMSVMQGKEGSLSSSAVGSIVGLQSEEISQIASEYAERQAELQEDMEARGERMGGVQAHKRMVASLEKQIAVQEKKLEQVQEKHNKLQETLSEAEEQLSQVVARGERISEEMEKFNQMESGENASILQKLRSIVAMNENLKKQEQQFRAHCKEEMARLQNNLEKLKSQGSEDDIEEKERLELISKQYEADKAKLEKIRLLLARKNREISSLQRKIDEVPSRAELTQYQRRFVELYNHVAGTHKETKQFFTLYNTLDDTKLYLGKEVNLLNSIHDTFEQGMSSPMNKEQFLKQFDKIVTGIVDNKQRIEKKKAVEKQRRDALNQKYLEIVEQERLYFKTVKDFTEECRKNEVLLSKFKSLQIS; encoded by the exons atggcggctgccACTCGCGATTCTTCCCGATTTGCCGGTGTTAAAACCTTTAGCGAGAAGTTCTCTCAGCCAGAAGTAGATGCAGAAGGAAGAGTTAGAAAG ATTGAGACCAGGGAAGATGAAGaacaaaatgttaaaatggCAGAAACTGTGGAACTCCTCCTGGCTGCAGGATACTTCAGAGCAAGAATCAAAGGGCTATCACCATTTGACAAG GTTGTTGGCGGCATGACATGGTGCATATCAGTCTGTGACTTTGACATAGATGTGgatcttctttttcaagaaaattccaCCATTGGACAAAAGAT AGCCTTGACTGAGAAGATTGTTGCTGTACTTCCACGCATGAAATGTCCTCATCGCCTTGAGCCCCATCAAATCCAAGGCTTGGATTTCATCCACATTTTCCCAGTGATACAG TGGCTGGTGAAGAAggcaattgaaagaaaagaagaaatgggTGACTACATCAGAGAGTTTTCTGTGTCAcagttcaacaaatttcactCAACTCCACAG GACCTTGAATTTAATACAAAGAAGCCAAAGTGTATAAATGGAATGAGGAGCCTCAAG GATACATACAAACCACGCAGAAGATATCGCAAACCAGAATCCATGGCACAAACTGATGAAGAAACCCAGGTCAGGACAACACTTTTGGAGTATGGCTG GCAATATGGATTCAGCAAGGAACAGAGAGATAAG GAGAAAGAACAGgcagagaagaaaaaagctGCTGGAGCTGCAATGCCAGGAAAAATGCAGCCAGTGTCCTCTGGTGAAGAGGATGAATATGTTGTTGAGCAG AAACGTCTGAAATCATTGCTGAAGGGAATGTCTGTCATGCAGGGGAAGGAG GGTTCACTTTCATCAAGTGCAGTTGGCTCCATCGTTGGTTTGCAGTCAGAAGAGATCTCTCAGATTGCCTCAGAGTATGCTGAAAGG CAAGCAGAGCTACAAGAGGACATGGAAGCCAGAGGTGAGCGAATGGGAGGAGTACAGGCTCACAAAAGAATGGTAGCATCACTTGAGAAACAGATTGCTGTACAGGAAAAGAAACTTGAACAG GTACAAGAGAAACATAACAAACTGCAAGAAACTTTGTCTGAAGCAGAGGAACAGCTTTCACAG GTTGTAGCTCGTGGAGAGAGAATTAGCGAGGAAATGGAGAAGTTCAATCAGATGGAAAGTGGAGAAAATGCAAG cattctTCAGAAGCTTCGTTCCATTGTTGCCATGAATGAGAATCTGAAGAAACAAGAGCAGCAATTCAGGGCGCACTGTAAG GAGGAAATGGCTCGCTTGCAGAACAATTTGGAAAAACTTAAATCTCAAGGATCTGAAGATGACATCGAAGAGAAG GAAAGATTGGAGCTGATCAGCAAACAATACGAGGCTGATAAAGCAAAGTTGGAAAAAATAAGGCTTTTGCTG GCTCGAAAGAACCGTGAAATATCTTCGCTTCAGAGGAAGATTGACGAGGTGCCTTCTCGTGCAGAGCTGACTCAGTATCAGAGAAGATTTGTGGAACTCTACAATCACG TGGCTGGAACTCATAAGGAAACGAAGCAGTTTTTCACTCTTTACAACACTTTGGATGACACGAAGCTGTACTTGGGGAAGGAG gttaACTTGCTTAACTCCATCCATGACACCTTTGAACA aggtaTGTCATCTCCTATGAACAAGGAACAGTTCCTGAAGCAGTTTGACAAAATCGTGACGGGAATTGTGGACAACAAACAAAGG ATTGAGAAGAAGAAAGCTGTTGAGAAACAGCGTAGAGACGCCTTGAATCAAAAATATCTAGAGATAGTGGAGCAAGAGAGATTGTACTTCAAAACAGTTAAAGATTTTACGGAG GAATGTCGCAAGAATGAGGTCCTCTTATCCAAGTTCAAAAGTCTTCAGATTTCTTAG